The nucleotide window GGTGCCCTATCACGGCTGCTTGCTGCGCTCAAGGCGAGTATGAGAGGGCCTCAGGGTGATCAGTATTTCCAATCCCTCATCGCAGCTGTGCCACCTGCCCGCTCCTGTTTTCTGTGACTTTTTCATGCTGGATGCATTTGTGTCGCACTATGGTCGCGGTCCGGGTTTAGTGGTGGACTTGGTGGGAAATACTTAATAGTGTTCATGGACTGCGACTTGAAAACCTATTGAAATTCAACAGCGATTGAACTGATTTCGTTGCGTTTACTGCAACTATTCGTGAGGACACATCATGGCTGAAATCGTACCCAGCTCCGCCCTTCAATATCTCGACAAGGCGATGACAACCCTGCGGGATCTTGGTCTTGTGCATGACGAGGCAGAAGAAACACCGATTGTCGGGCTTCTGGAAAAGATTGCCGATATCGAGCCGGACAAGATTGCCATCATCACCCGCACCCTGCAGCAGATGAGCATCTTCAACGAAGTGGTACGCGAGCAGGTTTCGCAGATGTCGATCGGCCAGCGCTACGAAGAGATTTCCGCAGCTTTCAATTCCATTCGCGACGACGCCAAGACCATGGTCGACCAGATCGAAGATGGCAAGCTGGACGTGTTCGAGCGGGCCACCAATGCCTGGATGAAGATCTCGCGTGGCGACATCGCCTCCCGCTTCGACAAGATCAAGGATACCTATCTGGAAGTATCCAAAGACACCAAAGCCAACATCGAGCGCGAACAGACGATCCTTGAAGCCTATCGCGATTTCCGCGGCGCACTGAAACACGGCGAAGTGGCAGCCCTCGAAATCCTCAAATCGGCAGAGGCCAAGCTCGAAGACGCCAAGGCTGGCCTCAAGACGGCTTCCGACACCGTGGCGGCCTTCCCGGAAGATGGCGAAATTGCCGAGCGGGCCAAGCTGGAACTGGTGCGCGATGAACATCTGCGCAAGGTGCAAAATGAAGAGAGCCGCTACCAGATCGCCAAGGACCTCGCCGACAACCTGACCATCAGCTACAACACCTCCGACGTGGTTATGGCTCGCCTGATGCAGACCACCAACGCCAAGGAGCGCGTCTATCAGCAGGCCGTCTCCTTCTTCTCGACCAACGAGTCGGTGCTCACCGCCCTCAAGGCCTCATTCACCGGTCTGTTCGGCCTGCATGAAGCCACCCAGACGCTCAACGAAATGAAGGAAGGTGTCTCCAAGTCGCTGGAAGTACTGGCAGAGATCGGCGGCAAGGTGCAGGAAGAAGCCCTCAAGGCCGGTTATGGCCCGACCATCCGCGCCGATGCAGTCAAGAAGCTTGTCGATAGCGTGATCAATTTCCAGGTTCGCTCGGTCGAGATCGTCGGTGAAATGCGCGAGCTTTCCACCAGGAACAGCGAGGAGATCCGCAACGCCGTGGAAGATGGCAAGAAACGCCTCGCGCGCCTTGCCACCGAAGGCAAGGCCCTGCCGCTGATGCTGGACGCTGAATAAGCGGACGAACGAGATGACCAAAACCAATTCTGCGCCAGCCCTTGACGAAGTCATGCTGGCCATGGATGTCGTGGACACCCTCCGGCACCATGAAGATGTCGCCTTGCGGGAGCTGACTCAGGACGGTCGCGATGACGCCCTGAAAGAGAAACTGCGCAGCCTTTATGAAAGCCAGGGTCTCACGGTTTCCGACCGCATTCTGGAAGAGGGCATCAAGGCCCTCAAGGAAAGCCGCTTCACCTATGAACCGACCCCGGCGGGACTTTCCCGCACGCTGGCCGGATTGTGGATCAAGCGCGGGGCGATTGCAGCCGGATTAGGGGTTTTGGTCCTTCTCGCCTTTGTCTGGACAGGCTGGTCCGTCTGGCAGCAGACGTCAGCAGAACGGGCGGCGGAAGCGACCCGGATCGAGCTGACCGTCACCCTGCCGGAACAGGTCACTGCAGCGGCCAAGGCCGCCATTGCCGAGGCCAATACCGACGGGGCACGCAAGCGTATCGGCCAGTTGCAGGCCGATGCCACATCGGCACTGGCCCGCTCGGATGCGGCAGCGACAAAAGTCGCCATCGCCTCGCTTGAGACGGTACGGCAGGAGCTCGTGCAGACCTATGACCTTCGAATCGTGACCGGAGCCAACGAGCGCAGCGGTGTCTTCCGCGTGCCCGATGTCAACAGCGGTGCCCGCAACTATTATCTGATCGTCGAGGCGGTTGCGGCAGATGGTGCGTTGTTGTCCTTCCCCATCCTCAACGAGGAAACCAACAAGACCGAGATCGTCAAGAAATGGGGCGTGCGGGTGCCGGAAGCGACCTACAATGCTGTCCGTGACGACAAGATGGACGACGGAATCCTGCAGAACAGTATTCTGGCGTCCAAGCCGAAAGGCGCACTCGATCCCGTCTATTCCATGCGCGTCTCCGGTGGCGCGATAACCGAGTGGTAGGTTTGTCATGATCAGCGTTTTCGATACTCTCAACTCCATCGAACAGGCCGGTGCCGGCCTGCGCAATGACGAAGACAACATGACCCGGATTGTCGAAGCCGCCTCCGGGGAACTGGCCAGCTTGCAGACGGAGCAGGCCTCGCTCTACAAGTCCCTCGCCAAGGTGCGCCTTGACATCCTTCAGCAGGACCAGGTTGTCGGTCGGCTGGATAGTGCCGAGCGCAAGGCCCTTTCCGCACTCGACGTGCAGAAAGACAAGCTCGCCGCGTTGGCAAAGGAGCGCGAACAACTGGCCGCCGATCTGGCGACCGCCCGGGCAGACCGGACAGCGCTGTCCGGCACGGTTGCCGATGCGGCAGGCAGCATCAGCGCGCTTCAGGAAGCCACCGAAAGCCGGATGGCCGACAATCTCGAATGGCAGGCACAGGAGGCTCGGGTGACCGGCGCCGAAGCACGGATGCATGCAGCCGATGAGAAGGCCAGCCAATCGGAAGCGGACTGCGAGGAGAAATCCAAGCCCTATCTTGCCGACAAGCTGTTTGTCTATCTCTGGCAGCGTGGCTATGGCACCTCGAAATATTCTGCCGGTAGCATCATCCGGATGGGGGACGATTATGTTGCCCGCGTTGTCAATTATGAGCCTGCGCGGCAGAATTTTTTCACCCTCACGGAAATCCCGAAGCGCCTGCGTGAACATGCCGAACGTCTGAAAGATGAGCTGCAGGACGAAGAGGCAAAGCTTGTGGCGCTTGAACGGGCAGCACTGGAAGAGGACGGCATTGCCGATAAGGAGAGCGTCTATGCGGAGGCCATCGCCAAGCTGAAGGCCGCGGATGACAAAATCGCAGCACTGGAAGCCCGCGATCAGGCGCTGGAAAAGGAGCGGGCGGGCCTGCTTGCCGACAGTTCCGAGTCTCCACTGTCCAAGGCACTTGCCGACCTTGCCGCGTCGATGCAGCGTCAGGATCTTCGCGACCTGCTCAGTGACGCGCTGGAGACGCCGACCACTGCGGATGAACGCATCGTGCTGCAGCTTCAAAAACTCGACAAGGCGATGAGAAGCAAGCAGCGGGAAATCGAAGAGGCCCGACAGACCGCCATCGACATTGCTCGCAAACGGACAGAGCTCGAACGCTCGGCCAATGAATTCCGTCGCGTGGGCTATGACCGCATGGGCGGCGGATTTGCCAATGACCGGCTGATTGGCGACATCATCGGCGGCATCGTCGGCGGAGCACTGTCATCCCGCGAGCTCCGCGACGCCTTACGCAGCGGCTATCGGCAGGGTCAGAGACGGTCTTCGCGTTCGCGCAGGGGCGGTGGAGGCTTTGACGGTGGATTTGGCGGCGGCTTCGGAGGCGGTGGTGGTTTTGGTGGCGGCCTTGGCGGTGGAGGCGGTTTCGGAACCGGCGGTGGCTTCGGCGGAGGCGGCAGTGGCGGTGGCTTCAAGACCGGGGGCGGCTTCTGAGCTCCCCCGGGTTACCAATCCACAGCACCATCGGTCGTCAAGCACCCGATGTCAGCTCCATCATGCCACGAACAAACAGGATGCATGACAGCGCAAAGAGCAACGTCTGGATCACCCGCATGTAGATCGCTTCGGGCAGAATACGCATGAGATAGCGCCCAACCAGCGTGCCGACGATACCGGCGGCAGCCAGCTGGGCTATGAGGCCCCAGTTGAGCCCTTCCATCTGTCCGATCGCATAGTAGGCGGGCAGCTTGACCAGATTGCCGACAGCAAAGGTCAGCGCAATGGTTCCGGCAAATTCCAGCTTGGGCAACTTTTGCGGCAACAGATAGGCCTGAGACGGAGGCCCGCCGGAATGGGTGATGAAACTGGCGATGCCGGTGAGTGTACCCCAGAAAATTCCGGGCAGGATGTGCGCTTCCGCCTTGCCCTCGTCCTTCCGCTTGAGCCATGCCCGGGCACAGAACCACAGGCCGATACAGCCGGTAAAGATCAGCAGCACGGCCTCGGGCGTATAGGGCGTGATGATGGTGGCAATGAAGACGCCAAACAGCAGCGACGGCACCAGAATGGCGACATTGCGGCGCGAGAAGTTGCGCCGGTAGAGCCACACCCCGATCCAGTCGGTAATGATATAGACCGGCAACAGCGTCGCGGCTGCCTTCACCGGGTTCATGAACAGCGCCAGCATCGGCACGGCAATGGCCGCAGCTGACGCCAGTCCACCCTTGGACAGGCCCACCATAAAAGCGGCAAGCAACAGAAACAGCGTATCAGTCAAGACAGGATGTCCGAAAAGGGCTCGGGAATGAGCCTTCCGCAGGCAGGATGCCTGCAGGGACAGGTTATACGCTGCGACCGGTGCAAGTCCAGCGCGCCAAGGGCATAGCCCAAAGAGAAAGTCATCGCTCCCTACGACCAAAAGACGAGGGGTACAAAAGGCAATACGGGTTATTTTCTACCCCCCGGCTTCCCCGTGTCCGGGCGTTGATCCTTGCGGCCCGAAACCGGGCTCTTCGGGCAGCGACAGAAACCACTGAAGTGGCTCGACAGAAAGGCAGACCCCGTGACGGAAACCGGACCGAACCCTACGCAGCCCCAAAGCGGCACGCACACCAAAAGCAGCTCCGGCCACGCCGCGCCGCTGGCGGGGATCAAGGTGCTCGACTTTTCGCGGATCCTGTCCGGTCCCTATGCCTCCATGGTGCTGGCTGACCTGGGGGCTGAGGTGATCAAGGTCGAACCGCCCATAGGCGGCGATGACACCCGTCACTTCCCCCCCTTCCAGAACGGTCAGAGCCATTACTACATGGCGCTCAACCGCAACAAGAAGAGCATCAGCCTCGATCTCAAGTCGCCAGAGGGCATCGGGATCGCCAAAAGGCTCGCCCGCCGGAGCGACATCCTTCTCGAAAATTTCCGGCCCGGGGTCATGAAGCGACTGGGGCTCGATTTCGACACGCTGCATGGCGAAAACGACAGGCTGATTTATTGCTCCATCACGGGCTTTGGCAGACACAGCCCCCATGGCAACAAGCCGGCCTTCGACATTGTGGTGCAGGCACTTTCCGGGGTCATGCACATGAATCGCGAACCGGATGAGGCCCCCAACAAGCTCGCCCTGCCGATGGGGGACATGGCGGGCAGTTTCTTTTCCCTGTTCGGGCTTCTGGCCGCCCTGCATGAGCGCAACCAGACCGGCATCGGGCGGCATGTGGAAATCGCCATGCTCGACAGTCTCATTGCCATGCAGGGCTACCTGTCGCAGATGTATTTCGTCACCGGCCAATGCCCGCAACCGGTCGGAACGCGCCATCCGAGCATTGTACCCTATGGTTCGTTCCCGACGTCGGACGGTCATGTCATCGTCGCCTGCCTCACCGAGCGATTCTGGCAGAATTTTGCCCGCTGTCTGGGGCTTGAGGCCCTGTTGGAGGATACACGTTTCTCGGTCTATGAAAACCGGCTCGCCAACAGGGATCCTCTGGAGGAAACAATCTCAGCCAGAATGCGGCAGGACACGACCGGCTATTGGCTTGACCGGCTTGAAGCCTTTGACGTGCCGAGTGCGCCCATTCTCGACATTGCCCAATCGCTCGATCAACCCCACGTCGCCGACAACGCACTGATTGAAAAGGTTTCCCATCCACAAACGGGGGAGATGCGGCTGGTCCGCAGCCCGATCCGCTTCGATGGCATGGGCCCGGCAAATGCCCGCCCTCCGTCCCTGTTGGGCGAGGACACCGCAGCCGTGCTCTCAGAGGCACTGGGGCTTGACGATGACGAGATCGCCGACCTTGCCGCACGCGGTGTCGTGACCCTCCGCTGACCACAGCAGGCTGACGTGGCGATGTTTCGGCATCCCGTTCTGTTCAGGAATTTCATTCCTGCCATGCGTGTTTGTGCAGGTTAATCCACAATCGCCTTTTGTCTGAACGGAAAGAAATACGCTCGATTGGCCAGCCGGGAAATCATTTCATTTCTCAAAAGACGCACCGTATTCGCGAAACGATCAAAATCATCTTTCTTCTGCCAAATATCGGAACGTAGCCTTCCATCCTCTTCAAATATCAAAACATACATGCTAATATATAGACTATAAACGGAATATATCTTTCCGTCTTCCGTTGATAGAGGATTAAAAAATGAGAACCTTGACCCATTCCGAAATTAGCAACGCTCTCGTGCGTGGGCATTTCGAGCGATCAAAACAGTTCCATTTCCTCCTGTCGCTGTTATTCAAAAGCAATAGCG belongs to uncultured Cohaesibacter sp. and includes:
- a CDS encoding cell surface protein, which produces MAEIVPSSALQYLDKAMTTLRDLGLVHDEAEETPIVGLLEKIADIEPDKIAIITRTLQQMSIFNEVVREQVSQMSIGQRYEEISAAFNSIRDDAKTMVDQIEDGKLDVFERATNAWMKISRGDIASRFDKIKDTYLEVSKDTKANIEREQTILEAYRDFRGALKHGEVAALEILKSAEAKLEDAKAGLKTASDTVAAFPEDGEIAERAKLELVRDEHLRKVQNEESRYQIAKDLADNLTISYNTSDVVMARLMQTTNAKERVYQQAVSFFSTNESVLTALKASFTGLFGLHEATQTLNEMKEGVSKSLEVLAEIGGKVQEEALKAGYGPTIRADAVKKLVDSVINFQVRSVEIVGEMRELSTRNSEEIRNAVEDGKKRLARLATEGKALPLMLDAE
- a CDS encoding DUF6384 family protein; translated protein: MTKTNSAPALDEVMLAMDVVDTLRHHEDVALRELTQDGRDDALKEKLRSLYESQGLTVSDRILEEGIKALKESRFTYEPTPAGLSRTLAGLWIKRGAIAAGLGVLVLLAFVWTGWSVWQQTSAERAAEATRIELTVTLPEQVTAAAKAAIAEANTDGARKRIGQLQADATSALARSDAAATKVAIASLETVRQELVQTYDLRIVTGANERSGVFRVPDVNSGARNYYLIVEAVAADGALLSFPILNEETNKTEIVKKWGVRVPEATYNAVRDDKMDDGILQNSILASKPKGALDPVYSMRVSGGAITEW
- a CDS encoding sulfite exporter TauE/SafE family protein — its product is MTDTLFLLLAAFMVGLSKGGLASAAAIAVPMLALFMNPVKAAATLLPVYIITDWIGVWLYRRNFSRRNVAILVPSLLFGVFIATIITPYTPEAVLLIFTGCIGLWFCARAWLKRKDEGKAEAHILPGIFWGTLTGIASFITHSGGPPSQAYLLPQKLPKLEFAGTIALTFAVGNLVKLPAYYAIGQMEGLNWGLIAQLAAAGIVGTLVGRYLMRILPEAIYMRVIQTLLFALSCILFVRGMMELTSGA
- a CDS encoding CoA transferase, with product MTETGPNPTQPQSGTHTKSSSGHAAPLAGIKVLDFSRILSGPYASMVLADLGAEVIKVEPPIGGDDTRHFPPFQNGQSHYYMALNRNKKSISLDLKSPEGIGIAKRLARRSDILLENFRPGVMKRLGLDFDTLHGENDRLIYCSITGFGRHSPHGNKPAFDIVVQALSGVMHMNREPDEAPNKLALPMGDMAGSFFSLFGLLAALHERNQTGIGRHVEIAMLDSLIAMQGYLSQMYFVTGQCPQPVGTRHPSIVPYGSFPTSDGHVIVACLTERFWQNFARCLGLEALLEDTRFSVYENRLANRDPLEETISARMRQDTTGYWLDRLEAFDVPSAPILDIAQSLDQPHVADNALIEKVSHPQTGEMRLVRSPIRFDGMGPANARPPSLLGEDTAAVLSEALGLDDDEIADLAARGVVTLR